The Dermochelys coriacea isolate rDerCor1 chromosome 7, rDerCor1.pri.v4, whole genome shotgun sequence sequence TCGATGTAATGGAAGGCTGGTAAACTTGAGTAGCTTCTGATGATGTATTTCTTGATGAACTGTCTTCTTCATCATCAGACACCTCTGACTGCATCTTTTTCTCTTCATCAGATAGACGATCCATAAGCTTTAATGTCTCACCACTAATTCCCTTAAAATATTCAATAGAATGTTTACATACCTCCCTAAGCTGATTTTTCCTTACTTTCACTGTTGTCATTGTGAAGGAGGTAGACCTTACCTTTACTGGTAATTTGGAAGGAAgctgtttgatttttcctttgtctAACTGCTCTTGCTTTTGCATTGCTGGTGTTTTTCTAGATATAGCTAGATTTTTTCTGGGTGTATTTTTTATTGGAATCTTAGATTTTACTTCTAGACATggagaagaattattttgttttattttgttgggtttactagcctgtctcactttactCGCTGTACTTTTTTGGACATTATTTTGTGGGAAGACTTCTTTTATTGAACTGGCCTTTATGGGAAGTTTTGATTTTGCTCTACTCCCTACCAACTCCCTTGACCTTTGCTGCTGTCCTTGTACTTTTTGCTTATCTGTTATTCTGTGTCCTTGTGTTGCCCCTGTCCCTTTTCCTGAAGCGCTTTTCATTTTGTTAGCTTTCTGTATGGAACACTTGGGTTCACAATGTTCTTTTAGCTCTACATTAcaggtattattatttgtatggctAGCAGATGAATCcaaattgttgttgttattaaaattatctttttgaaaatcaagtttTTCATTTTGCCTACAGCTTGTCTCGCTAGTAGCTGAACTTGTAATCACTactacattttcattttctaatCCCTGACCGCTGGGCATTGCAGCTTCTATCTTATCTGTCACTTCTCCAGGGCCATCTTTCTTCAGAGTCATCGTGGAAGCAGAAATTCCCATTTTAATAGGTGTGCGCAATTTGGGATCAACTTTAGAAGTGTTAACAGTTGTCGATGATTTCTCCAGAGAGTTACTACCAAGTGTGGCTTCCATACAACCTCCACTGGCCTGGATGATGGGCTTATGTTCAACTGCTGTTGTTTCTACTTGTCTCTCTAAGTTTGTTTCTACAATGCTGTCCCCTGACTGTGGCTGTGTGATGGCAGTTACTGTACTTTTATCCCCttcccccttgtcccctgacttcccttCAGAAGTATGCTCACCAATCTGAAAAAATTGGAGTCTTTCTTCAACAAAATCCCTCTTGCTCATGTCAATTGCACCACTGCGAGTCATCTCAAACATCTTCCCTTCATGAAATGGGAAGGGGTTGGGCTCACTAGTTGGAGTACTTTCATCCGTTGGAGTTCTGGCTGGAGTTGTATCAGGTGTCGTTGCTTGCGATCTGTCTTCTACTGCCAGACCAAATGGCTTAGCCTCATCATCCCTTGATTTAGTTTCAAACACTTCATCATCTCCTCGATTATTGGACCATGGATCAAAATCTAGACTTTTGGTAGCTACTGTTTTAAAAGGTGTTGCAAATTCTTCATCTACTTTGTAACTGAAATACGAATCAGGAAACACGGTTCTGTCAGGGTGTCTGCCTTCCAAGGTGAAAAACTGTGCACCTGACTTCTGCTCAGTCTTATCTGCATTCTTTTCAGAACTTGGACCTTTTGAAAGTGCCTTGTCTTCTTCAGCGCCtatctttccttcctcctcaaTAACTTCCAGCTTACTTTGGCTAAAGCAACGATCAGTCTGTTTTAAAATGCCCTCTGAGGTCCATATATCCTTTTTGGTTTCTACTGCTGGACCTGCAAGTTTAGAATCACTCTCAGTTAAACCATCATCTTCATCTTGTAAATCATAACCATCGAGAGAGTCAATTTCAGTTGCATCTGTATCATGAGAGAATTCTGCAGTGGTTGCTATGGAACACTCGGTGATAGACTGGTCATTAGTCCCATTTTGTGCTATGTCATTCTGGGGTGACTCAAGACCAATGTCAAACTCATTAGGTTTTCCAGAACCGGGATCCCCTAACTCTTTCTGGTTCTGACTGTTGTCAGAAACTTTGGGTTTTGAGGCTTCTTTCTGGTCACCTTCaacttcttttaatttaaaagtatACTTTTTTAATGGAACTGGTTGATAGAGTGATTCATCATCACTAGAGTCACTGACATCTGCTCCTGGTGGCACGGGGGAAGGTGGCTGTACTCTTATGACTGGTTCAGCCAGTTGACATTTGTCGTATTCATCTTGCAGATTTACTTCTATCAGCTCCATTTCACTCTCAGGGGAATAACGATGATTCTTTTCTGAATCAGACTGATCTGCATCTAATGGTGGAGGAGGTGGGAATTCAATGTAGGCAACTCTGTTACTTTTGGGTCTTTTGTTAGAATCTTTGTTTATATTATTAGGCAATATTTTGTCAATTTTTGGTGCTTCCACTGCTATGTGTTTTACAGAAGTTGACTTAGCCTCTGCTTCCTCTTCTGATTCCTCAGAAACCTCAGGTATGGGACTGGGCTTGCCTGGTACATAAGCTATTAGTGAGTCGGGTGTTTTAGAGGTAAACTCATAACTCACTTCCTCTGAGCTGGGTGTTTCTGGTGTTAAAGGGCTTTTCCCAGAACTATCTATAAAGGATACTTGTTCTAGTGTATCATCTTCTGGACTACCTTGTGGAGAAGGCGGTTGTTTTTGCTGTCTAGCTGTATAAAATGTCCCCCTAGTCTCTTGTACTGTCTTACTTTCCTGacttataattttttttacatttccttgTTGCACCTCCTTTTCATACTGCTTTCCTACTTGAACAAAACTGACATACACTGGCAAAGTCTTTATCTCTTTCACTCCCTCACTATTTACTAAAGGTGCAACTTTATCCAAGTAATCAATGGGACTAGGGTCAAATACCTCACTTGAAGGAGATTCCTTTCCAGGACTAAAGTCTAAAGAATCAGGTGATTTGCTAGGGGATATTTCAGTTTCCTCCACAGGAGGACTTAATACTATGGAACCTTGTTGCTTGGTAACTTTAgtgacttttgaatgctttatTTTTTCATCTTCTACATAATCAAATTCTCTCTGAACTTGCTCCTTAATCATAGTTGATCGGGACACTTTAGCTGACAGTTCATATACTGCTTTTTTTGACTGATCATAAACACTATCAAGAATGGTAGGAGATGAAATTCTTTTCTCCTCAGAAATTCTGACTGGAATGTGGGACACAGTCAATTcctttctttttgaagttttatcTGTCATTTCATTGGTGTATTCCCCTTCTCTGACAACAAACTCTCTGTACAGAACCTTTTTTGATGGAGATTTTACAGTCATTTCCTTCACCTCCTTTGAATGAGATCCATGTGTTGGCAATTTGTGTTCACACTCTGTCACAGTGATAAATTCACTCTTTTTGTTAGTTTTAGTCTCAgcatagtcaacatggttttctTTTACCATATCTTGAACAAGTACATGggaaagtttttctttttgtgcttTATGGTTAGAAGCTCCAGGACTTTCCCATGTTCGATAGATTTTTTTGTCCCATTGTCCCTTAGCTGGTAAGTCTGAGCTATATGCCAAGTCTTTAGCTTGCTGTTCAGAAGTATATTCTAGCAGACTTTTACTTGATGTTTCAGTGCTCTGTTCCTGTACCTCTGAAGCACAAATGTCTTCTATAACTTTTCCTTTACCTTGGACATTATCTTCTTTCAATTTCATAGTAGTAAATTCTTTTTGCAATGATGTATTTCCTTCTGTCAGATCTATTAGCTTTGGGTGCTTTTCTCTTGCATAAAACTGATACACTGGTAGTTTGCTTTCTTGCAATTTCTTTACTGGAATTTTGGATTGActatcttcctttttttcttgagaTAGATCTTTAGTCCTTGGACTTATACTTTGTTCAAATTTAAGTCTAATGGAATTAAGCTTGGATTGTTTTAGCTGAAATCCAGTCTGTGAAGCTTCAGTTGTTTTACTCTGCAGAGCATTTCCTTTGTGTTCCATAGTTTGTTTACAGTCCCCTGTTTGTTGAGCAAGAATCCTTCTTTCAGGACTGCTGGGCAAACTTGCTGCTTTTCTTTCATCGACTTTTGGGGAACACTTTCCATCATGCCCATACTGCTGTACTTTACCCCAGTCATCACTCAATGTCACTATTTCAGTGAGCAGTACTTTTtcagggctgctgctggcagagctgtgactaGAATGCATTTCTTTGCCATTTTTTTTATGTTGCTTTTTCTCTGGAGATTGTAGCTCATCATTCAACTTTTCTGTTTTGTCCCGAAAAAACTGTGATACTTCAGTCAGTTTTTCTTCTGCCTCCTTAACAGTCCTGTCCACCCTGTCTTCATACATCATCTTTTCTCTACCTCTGTCTAATCTGTCCTCGGTAAAGCGCATCCACATGGCATGTTTTGGACTACTAACATCTCCAGTGTAGTGTAACACTGTCACTTTATCATAATGATCATCTTTAGACATTTTACCTACACCATTTTCGGACACATCTTTATAGATTTTGGAGAGAATTTCTTTTTTGGGGGCAGTGGCTACTTTTTCTCTGCATTGTTTATCAGACCCCTGTAACTCTGAACTAAGCGGTAGAGCATGGTCAGTAACTGACTCCTCAGTATCAGAATGAGACACATCTAGCTTTTCTGAAAGAAGCATTTTCTCAGCAAACCTGTAAGACTCGCCTCTTAATTCTGACAACTCATCATCATGGTATTCAATTGAGTGTTGACTCAAAAGCTTCAGTGTTTTGTAAGAGTCATCAGACAGGAGTTGAGCAGAACTAGGGCGACTGTCTTCTTCCTGAGACACAGGAGTGTTTACTCTAGAAGATTCCAGATAAGAAGGAAGTGACTCTTCAGCTGTTAGCTCTTCTTCTTCTTGCTGACCTTGTTCATCAGAACAAGGAAAAGTATCATGTTTTTCCAAACCTTTTAAGTTAATATCTCCCCGAGGTAAGTCTTTCTGATATACATACAATTCTTTTTCTGGATGCTTTTTTGTTTCTCTAATAATGACTTCAGTAGGTTCAGCTTGATTACCTTTTTCAATATGGACCTCTATTATACGCTCCAGTTTGGGTTTCATTTTGCTTTCCTTCTCTGCATGTTGTGGTGAAGTTTCAGCAGACTTGCTAACATCTGATGTTACTGACGATTTATGTTCAAACAGACCTGCCAGTTCTTTGGAAGGGTCACGTCCTGATTGAAAGGCTTTCATTATGTCATGAACAGACATTGTTTCCTCAATTCTTTCCGAGGTACTTTCAGTGCATGGAGGTTTATGATAAACCATTCGAGTAGTAGTAGTGATGTGAGTTTCTTCTTTCACCCGGACACCTTTGCTAAGAACACATTTGTGGTCATCTTCTTCACTGCTGCTGGTTTTCATTTGAAATgctttaaccttttctttaataGACTCAGTGGGTTTTTGTTCCAACTCCATTAAAGTAAGTGCAGGTTTCAGTGAAGGTAGCTCCTCTGTTTGCTGCTCTGGAATCTCTTCTGATGATGGTTCATAGCTGCGGATAACATGAACTACTTCAGTTCTTGTTTCTGTAATAACAGGAGGGATGGGTACATCATGGAAAAGTGGTTTTGGCCCTGTGCTTTCAGCACTTTGTGGGGCTGATGGTGTTTTTTCACTTCTTGTTTCAAAGCCACTGTCAGACAAAGGACTTTTATCTTGGTCATGTTGAGAAAAATCATCTGGAGATTCTAAAATAGTATCTGTTCCAAAAAAGGAATCTGCAATTTTACATAATTCTTTTTCTGAAGTAGAAGGCCTCATGGAGGCTGGAGGCATTTTAAGTTTATGTTCCTGTAAAGCAATCACTGGTTTTAAAATGCGTTTTTGTCTCTCttcatcttttttcccctcttcaaaCTTGTACTTTATGTTTGCCAATGAACTACTACCAATATCATTTGTTAAATAATCAATAACTTTTGTCAAATTGTAATCCTTTTCAGATGCAGCTTTAGCTTTAATTTGCCCTTTTTCTGGAACAGGATGGCATGTTATAGCCTGCTGTCTTGCTTCATCAATCTCTTCTGTACTGAACTCTACCCATTCATCTTCAGATAAGTGTCCTTTATCGCTTTTTGACACTCTGGTCGACTCTTTATTTTCTAAACACACATCTTTTTTCAGTATCTCGCTAACTTTTACCAAGTCTTCTTTTACTTTCTCAACAATTTTAAAAGGCTCTTCATCATCAATTCTACCCTCTTTTGTTAGTTCAGGTTGGAATGGCTTGTCCTCCGTTACATCTGTCTGCAATATTGCAGTCATCCTGATTAGGTCCTCTTTCATTTCAGCAACATCTTTCAATATCTCCTGGCTGGACGATAAAGAAGATGGTGTAGACAATTTAAGAGCAGAAGGTGCTAAAAACAAGGATGATTTCATAGGAGATGAAGTTCGATTAAAGTGAGGCTGTGTACGTGTCTCTGTAGTCAATGTTTTACTAGGTGATAGTAATGCAACTGCTGATTTTGTAAGTGAAGACTCTGGAAGCTTCTTTAATGCTGGTTCAGATAAAACATTGACTAGAGAATATACTGGCACTGTTATTGTTGATGAAGTTACTGATGAGGTAGTTGCAGATATTGACCCAAAAGATGTATATAGTGCACCTGCAGAAGGAGTTCTTATTGACTGAAAAGCAGATGGTGTTGAAGACACAAATGCCCTGAGTGGAGAAAATGGCATTGTAGTAGTGGTCGGAAACACTTTCTCAACTGTATCAGCGGCTACATTAGCAGCACAACTTGCAGAATTTGTAGCTGCAGAGATCTTGTCTTGAAACATAGCTGCAGTTTTGGATCCAGTTATTACATTGGCAGAGGATGGATATTTCAGAGGTGACACGGATCCATTAACCAATGCTACATCTGTAGTCCCAGGTATATGTTTCACAGGTGATGATAGAGATGAAGTCATCATGACTTTAGAAGGTGAAACAGCATCAACTGCTGACTTAGCaggagacaccactgactttaaaGGTGAAGTTAAAAGTGGTGATGCTGATGTGATGATAGACTTAAATGGCAAACTTGAAGAATACATGTTAATGTTCGATTTGGGGGATGCTGGAGGTGTCATGGTGATGGATGATCTCTCCAAAAGAGACCCTGCTGTAGTCACTGGAGATGTCCGAGAAGGAAATGTTGAAGTGGATGCCATCCCTTTTAAATTACTGGCTTCTGTTACTGTAGGAGCTCTGACAAAAGAACCAGAAGAAACTTGGATATTATATGGAGGCTGTGATACAACGGTTTTTATTGGTGAAGAGATTGTCCGAAATGATCTAATTGGAGATGCTACGTCATTAACAGATTTAATTGAAGAGGTAGTAGAAGCTCCTAACGTGGATTTGATTGGAGAAGCAGAAGAA is a genomic window containing:
- the ANK3 gene encoding ankyrin-3 isoform X23, with the translated sequence MAHAASQLKKNRDLEINADEENEKKRKRRKRSRDRKRKSDTNASYLRAARAGNLEKALDYLKTGVDINICNQNGLNALHLASKEGHVEVVSELIKRGANVDAATKKGNTALHIASLAGQTEVVKVLVTNKANVNAQSQNGFTPLYMAAQENHLEVVKFLLDNGASQSLATEDGFTPLAVALQQGHDQVVSLLLENDTKGKVRLPALHIAARKDDTKAAALLLQNDHNADVESKMLVNRTTESGFTPLHIAAHYGNINVATLLLNRSAAVDFTARNDITPLHVASKRGNANMVKLLLDRGAKIDAKTRDGLTPLHCGARSGHEQVVKMLLDRGAPILSKTKNGLSPLHMATQGDHLNCVQLLIQHNVPVDDVTNDYLTALHVAAHCGHFKVAKVLLDEKANPNAKALNGFTPLHIACKKNRIKVMELLLKHGASIQAVTESGLTPIHVAAFMGHVNIVSQLMHHGASPNTTNVRGETALHMAARAGQAEVVRYLVQNGAQVEAKAKDDQTPLHISARLGKADIVQQLLQQGASPNASTTSGYTPLHLAAREGHEDVASVLLDQGASLSIITKKGFTPLHVAAKYGKIEVANLLLQKNASPDAAGKSGLTPLHVAAHYDNQKVALLLLDQGASPHASAKNGYTPLHIAAKKNQMDIATTLLEYGADANAITRQGIAPVHLASQEGHVDMVSLLLTRNANVNLSNKSGLTPLHLAAQEDKVNVAEVLVNQGAVVDAPTKMGYTPLHVGCHYGNIKIVNFLLQHFAKVNAKTKNGYTPLHQAAQQGHTHIINVLLQNGASPNELTVNGNTALAIAKRLGYISVVDTLKIVTEETMTTITVTEKHKMNVPETMNEVLDMSDDEGEDAMTGDTDKYLGPQDLKELGDDSLPAEGYMGFSLGARSASLRSFSSDRSYTLNRSSYARDSMMIEELLVPSKDPHLTFPREFDSDSLRHYSWAADTLDNVNLVSSPIHSGFLVSFMVDARGGSMRGSRHHGMRIIIPPRKCTAPTRITCRLVKRHKLASPPPMVEGEGLASRLVEMGPAGAQFLGPVIVEIPHFGSMRGKERELIVLRSENGETWKEHQYDSKHEDLNEILNGVDEELDSAEELEKKRICRIITKDFPQYFAVVSRIKQESNQIGPEGGVLSSTTVPHVQASFPEGALTKRIRVGLQAQPVPDEIVKKILGNKATFSPIVTVEPRRRKFHKPITMTIPVPPPSGEGVTNGYKGDTTPSLRLLCSITGGTSPAQWEDITGTTPLTFINDCVSFTTNVSARFWLADCHQVLETVGLATQLYRELICVPYMAKFVIFAKMNDPVESNLRCFCMTDDKVDKTLEQQENFEEVARSKDIEVLEGKPIYVDCYGNLAPLTKGGQQLVFNFYAFKENRLPFSIKIRDTSQEPCGRLSFLKELKTTKGLPQTAVCNLNITLPAHKKETESDQDDETEKSDRRQSFVSLALRKRYSYLTEPGMKTVERSAGATRSLPATYSYKPFFSTRPYQSWTTAPITVPGQTKSGFTSLSSSSSNTPTASPLKSIWSVSSASPIKSTLGASTTSSIKSVNDVASPIRSFRTISSPIKTVVSQPPYNIQVSSGSFVRAPTVTEASNLKGMASTSTFPSRTSPVTTAGSLLERSSITMTPPASPKSNINMYSSSLPFKSIITSASPLLTSPLKSVVSPAKSAVDAVSPSKVMMTSSLSSPVKHIPGTTDVALVNGSVSPLKYPSSANVITGSKTAAMFQDKISAATNSASCAANVAADTVEKVFPTTTTMPFSPLRAFVSSTPSAFQSIRTPSAGALYTSFGSISATTSSVTSSTITVPVYSLVNVLSEPALKKLPESSLTKSAVALLSPSKTLTTETRTQPHFNRTSSPMKSSLFLAPSALKLSTPSSLSSSQEILKDVAEMKEDLIRMTAILQTDVTEDKPFQPELTKEGRIDDEEPFKIVEKVKEDLVKVSEILKKDVCLENKESTRVSKSDKGHLSEDEWVEFSTEEIDEARQQAITCHPVPEKGQIKAKAASEKDYNLTKVIDYLTNDIGSSSLANIKYKFEEGKKDEERQKRILKPVIALQEHKLKMPPASMRPSTSEKELCKIADSFFGTDTILESPDDFSQHDQDKSPLSDSGFETRSEKTPSAPQSAESTGPKPLFHDVPIPPVITETRTEVVHVIRSYEPSSEEIPEQQTEELPSLKPALTLMELEQKPTESIKEKVKAFQMKTSSSEEDDHKCVLSKGVRVKEETHITTTTRMVYHKPPCTESTSERIEETMSVHDIMKAFQSGRDPSKELAGLFEHKSSVTSDVSKSAETSPQHAEKESKMKPKLERIIEVHIEKGNQAEPTEVIIRETKKHPEKELYVYQKDLPRGDINLKGLEKHDTFPCSDEQGQQEEEELTAEESLPSYLESSRVNTPVSQEEDSRPSSAQLLSDDSYKTLKLLSQHSIEYHDDELSELRGESYRFAEKMLLSEKLDVSHSDTEESVTDHALPLSSELQGSDKQCREKVATAPKKEILSKIYKDVSENGVGKMSKDDHYDKVTVLHYTGDVSSPKHAMWMRFTEDRLDRGREKMMYEDRVDRTVKEAEEKLTEVSQFFRDKTEKLNDELQSPEKKQHKKNGKEMHSSHSSASSSPEKVLLTEIVTLSDDWGKVQQYGHDGKCSPKVDERKAASLPSSPERRILAQQTGDCKQTMEHKGNALQSKTTEASQTGFQLKQSKLNSIRLKFEQSISPRTKDLSQEKKEDSQSKIPVKKLQESKLPVYQFYAREKHPKLIDLTEGNTSLQKEFTTMKLKEDNVQGKGKVIEDICASEVQEQSTETSSKSLLEYTSEQQAKDLAYSSDLPAKGQWDKKIYRTWESPGASNHKAQKEKLSHVLVQDMVKENHVDYAETKTNKKSEFITVTECEHKLPTHGSHSKEVKEMTVKSPSKKVLYREFVVREGEYTNEMTDKTSKRKELTVSHIPVRISEEKRISSPTILDSVYDQSKKAVYELSAKVSRSTMIKEQVQREFDYVEDEKIKHSKVTKVTKQQGSIVLSPPVEETEISPSKSPDSLDFSPGKESPSSEVFDPSPIDYLDKVAPLVNSEGVKEIKTLPVYVSFVQVGKQYEKEVQQGNVKKIISQESKTVQETRGTFYTARQQKQPPSPQGSPEDDTLEQVSFIDSSGKSPLTPETPSSEEVSYEFTSKTPDSLIAYVPGKPSPIPEVSEESEEEAEAKSTSVKHIAVEAPKIDKILPNNINKDSNKRPKSNRVAYIEFPPPPPLDADQSDSEKNHRYSPESEMELIEVNLQDEYDKCQLAEPVIRVQPPSPVPPGADVSDSSDDESLYQPVPLKKYTFKLKEVEGDQKEASKPKVSDNSQNQKELGDPGSGKPNEFDIGLESPQNDIAQNGTNDQSITECSIATTAEFSHDTDATEIDSLDGYDLQDEDDGLTESDSKLAGPAVETKKDIWTSEGILKQTDRCFSQSKLEVIEEEGKIGAEEDKALSKGPSSEKNADKTEQKSGAQFFTLEGRHPDRTVFPDSYFSYKVDEEFATPFKTVATKSLDFDPWSNNRGDDEVFETKSRDDEAKPFGLAVEDRSQATTPDTTPARTPTDESTPTSEPNPFPFHEGKMFEMTRSGAIDMSKRDFVEERLQFFQIGEHTSEGKSGDKGEGDKSTVTAITQPQSGDSIVETNLERQVETTAVEHKPIIQASGGCMEATLGSNSLEKSSTTVNTSKVDPKLRTPIKMGISASTMTLKKDGPGEVTDKIEAAMPSGQGLENENVVVITSSATSETSCRQNEKLDFQKDNFNNNNNLDSSASHTNNNTCNVELKEHCEPKCSIQKANKMKSASGKGTGATQGHRITDKQKVQGQQQRSRELVGSRAKSKLPIKASSIKEVFPQNNVQKSTASKVRQASKPNKIKQNNSSPCLEVKSKIPIKNTPRKNLAISRKTPAMQKQEQLDKGKIKQLPSKLPVKVRSTSFTMTTVKVRKNQLREVCKHSIEYFKGISGETLKLMDRLSDEEKKMQSEVSDDEEDSSSRNTSSEATQVYQPSITSKSARDMRTETASLKSKIEKVDSERRRSKRTGPQSPCERTDIRMAIVADHLGLSWTELARELNFSVDEINQIRVENPNSLIAQSFMLLKKWVTRDGKNATTDALTSVLTKINRIDIVTLLEGPIFDYGNISGTRSFADENNVFHDPVDGWQSEASTVHVEPPTPGRRISGELLDRLDDSPDQCRDSITSYLKGETGKVEANGSHIETTTEVKAKSYVQESVNKVGKQSDKETLKPKTRSSVHTEEQILLTAYQKSLEETSKPTVEEPKTSVPVSMKMMSWKTPEESKPRANTQEEAGAATSEQKQGEGYKVKTKREVRHVEKKSYS